The genomic region AATCTAGTAATGTAGCCACTCTGATTTTGGGTGATTATATTGCGGGAGCATCATCAGATTTCACGAATCAAATGAATACAAAAGCGAAACATATAGGGATGACACATACATATTTTGTAAATCCAACAGGTGCAAGCAATGCATTGCTTCAAAATTTTGCGCCATCTCATTACAATCCAAAAGGGCGTACACATACAACAGCAGCAGATATGTCACAATTAGTGCATCACTTAATTGAAGTACATCCAGAAGTATTAAAATATAGCTCTATAACGACAGATAAACAGTATGGACAAAAGCTTAAGAACAAAAATCAATCGCTCAAAGGACAACCTCATGCATTAAGAGGAACGGATGGGCTTAAAACAGGTACAAGTGATAAAGGGTATAGTTTGGCTTTAACGAGGAAGGTCAATCATTTACGTTTGAATGAAATTGTACTGAATGTGCAGCCGTATTCAAGTGAGAAAGCTAAACAAAACTTATATCATATCGCAAATCAGGCGATGATAAAGGCATATGAACAATATGAATATCGAAAAGTCATCTCAAAAGGAAAGCAAGAAATTAATGGAAAACTGTATGATGTCAAAAAAGACTTATATGACGTCGTACCTAAAGGTGAAAAGTTAAAATATATTGTGACAGATGACAATAAAGTACATGTTGACTACCGTCGTACATTTATCAAAAATACAACCGCTCCGAGTGTGACAGTTGAAAAGAAAAATATAATTGAAGCCTTTTTTTATCGATTCAATCATTAAGGTATCAAATAAGACTTTGCTTGAGAAAGAACCATTTTTGAATTGTACGAGTGATGCTCGAAGTCAAAGCGTAAACG from Staphylococcus felis harbors:
- a CDS encoding DUF1958 domain-containing protein — its product is MKSKLINILAIGIMILMIISPDSEGAQASSLDREINTILNKQKLESVMITTQSGQILYQHCPDFETDPASLTKMMTIYLTLDAVKANKIKLNDRIKITPTYEKISTMPSLSNIPLHTGQSYTVEQLILQTLLESSNVATLILGDYIAGASSDFTNQMNTKAKHIGMTHTYFVNPTGASNALLQNFAPSHYNPKGRTHTTAADMSQLVHHLIEVHPEVLKYSSITTDKQYGQKLKNKNQSLKGQPHALRGTDGLKTGTSDKGYSLALTRKVNHLRLNEIVLNVQPYSSEKAKQNLYHIANQAMIKAYEQYEYRKVISKGKQEINGKLYDVKKDLYDVVPKGEKLKYIVTDDNKVHVDYRRTFIKNTTAPSVTVEKKNIIEAFFYRFNH